TGGGGGCTTCTTTGgttccttgtgtagggggcagactccgtctttgTTTCCACGTTTGGTCCAGCATTACATCAGACCCGTGGGTTCTGGCCACTGTACAGGGGTTCCACATAGAGCTCACGGGTTCACCGAACCTCATTCCTTCTCCCCCACCACTTCCCCTAGCCCCACCAAACAGAGAGCTCGTGGACTTAGAGCTGTTTTCCCTTTTTCAAAAGAGGGCGATAGAGAGGGCCCCTTCCGCCCCGAGGGGCGTGCTCAGCAACATCTTCCTAGTTCAGAAGAAAGGTGGGCAAATGCGTCCGGTTATAAATCTCCGGGCCCTGAACTCCGTGGTGCgctaccgccacttcaagatggagggtattcacctccttcgggacttactgatcccaggggactggatggtgaaactggacctcaaagatgcctaTCTGACGGTCCCGATAGCCGCTTCGTCCAGGGATCTCCTGCGCTTCTTGTGGAAGGGCGAagtgtggcgcttcacttgcctcccGTTCGGCCTTTCTTCGGCGCCATGGTGCTTTACCAAGCTCCTGCGTCCGGTCGTTGCCTGGCTGCGGAGTCGGGGTGTACGTCTAGtcatctatctggacgacatcctcattatgcATCAATGTCAGGCGGCGCTGCTTCGGCACCTTCAATGGACGTCGGACCTCCTTTCGGCTCTTGGTTTTCTACTGAACCCCGAGAAGTCCTGCCTCACGCCGTCTCGACGGATGGAATTCCTGGGCTTCACGGTGGACTCTGTTGCGGAATCTCTCAGTCTCCCGTCAGAGAAATTGCGGACGATCCGCAAGGAATTGAGACATGCCCTTTCAGCGTCGTCCCTGTCCCTGCGTCACCTGGCTCGCATTATTGGCCTGTTGGcctcctccatccaggcggtgtttcCAGCCCCCCTCCATTATCGGGCCCTTCAGCGCCTGAAGATTGCTCACCTTCGTTCCGGGGCCTCGTTCGCGGACATGGTGGTTCTGGATCAGGAGGCTCGGGAGGAACTTCGTTGGTGGTTAGACAACTTGGaagcctggaacggcagagcgatcttcggaTTTCAACCGGAATTCACGATAGAGTCGGACGCGAGTCTCCtgggctggggtgcccactgcgaAGGTGTCTCCACCGGGGGTCGGTGGTCGGAGGCCGAGAGCCATCTTcacatcaacgctctggaactccTGGCGGGCTCGTTTGCCATCCGCAGTTTCTCCAATGGCATGGCGCATGCCTGCATCCGATTACGTATGGACAATGTGTCAGCGGTCCGCTATGTCAATCACCTGGGCGGCACCCAATCGGCTACCTTGGCGCGACTGGCGAAGGAGTTTTGGTCCTACtgtctctccagggacatcatggtgcaggcggagtaccttccgggtctACACAACGTCCGGGCGGATCGGAGTTCCCGCtgcttcacggacggcagcgactggaggctAGCGCCGGAGATGTTCTCCACGATCTCGGATACCTGGGGCCCTTGCGCCGTGGACCTCTTCGCGTCACGGCTCAAtactcaccttcccaggttcttcagctggcgcccggatccggaggcggaggcggtggatgcgttcCTTCAGGACTGGTCTTCGGCTCTGCAATACGCGTTTCCTCCTTTCGCCATGATCCCGAGGATGCTGCTGCAGGTTCGTCGTCAGGTTGCGGAGTTGGTGGTGGTGATCCCATTCTGGGGGACTCAAGCATGGTACCCGGTTCTCCTGGAACTCCTGACGGACGTGCCTCTCCTCCTTCCGGGtcggacggatctcctccagggcCCTCTGGGTGCTCCTCACCCCCTGCTGCTCGACGGCTCCCTTCAGCtcctggcgtgccggatctccggactcCCGGAGAGGTCGCAGGcatttcggaggcaactagacgcctcctggacaacgcttgggctcccggcacccgaaaatcttaccgggcagcttggggagcttgggttagctggtgcgtggaacggaacCTTGATCCCGTTTCGGCGCCTGTGACCCATTTGCTGCAGTTCCTTACATCCCTTTTTGAGGCGGGAAAGGCTTATCGGACCATTAATTTGTTCCGTTCAGCGATTTCTTCGACTTATCAGGGTTTTGAGGGCGTTCCGGCGGGTCAACACCCTTCGGTGTCACGCCTGTTACGTGGATCGCGcttggctcggcctcctcggccTCGCTTCACCACTACGTGGGACGTTTCCCTGGTCCTCTCTTTTCTCTCTGCGTGGCCTGAGAACGCGGCTCTTTCTCTCCGGCAACTGTCTGCCAAGTTGTTGACCCTCTTTTGTCTCATTTCTTGTAAGAGGGTTTCCGATGTCAGGGCTTTGGATCATGACgctaggtccttttctcccaaggGCGTCACGTTTAACATTACGCGGCGCACTAAGACTAATATTCGGTCTGTCTCTTATCCCTGTTTCCCGTCTTCCCCGGCGCTCTGTCCGGTAGCCTGTTTGCGGGAGTATGAGTCGCGTACTAGGACTCACCGCTCTGCGGACGTTCCGCAACTGTTCCTCTCCATCCGCCATCCTTTTGGCCCGGTGTCTAGTCCCACGTTGGCGcgttggatgaagtgggtcatgtccctgtCTGGGATTGATACGGCGGTCTTTACCGCtcattcggccaggggcgcggctgccactgccctggccgtttcgggggctcgtttggaggacattttgcGCTTGGCTGACTGGTCTACGGCCGCAacgttcagagaattttattttcgGCCGCCCCCTCATGTGTTTTCGTCGATTATtgatcagctttgaacttgcaatatgagcctccgtgtcttgaggtaaaactaaatgattttcctatttcatgacgtaaagtcatagttttattaaagacacggaggcgagtattgcccgccctgggttGTTCCTGCCCGCCCTTTTGTGGTTTTAATTTGTTGGACTGTTTACATTGTCGATTCTGGTTATTTATTACGTGTGATTGCATAGTTGTACTACTGACTGTTTATGGTTCTGTTTTCAGCGACCTTATAATGTACGACCGTTTCCTGGGTCGGTTTTTGTTCAATTTTTGCCTGCctcttacactggctatattatttgCTTTGTTTCAGGTTGAAGCTTCCACGAAGTATGGACTTCTGCGTTGCTCCCGGTTTCCGGAGGtgttagccatgttggcttgaGTTCTACGGCGTGATGGACCGGTTGTTTATCATTCTCGGGTCCAGTTCCAGTTTCCGGTTTCGGTTCCAGTTCCGGTTATGAAGTTGGTGTTTCGgttccaaagaaagaggaagttactaagaggacactgcttattataggatctgagaggggtgggtcctttattgttatgattatgtaaatttcttctttgctgctattggtggaaagtaaagaaggagatagcaatactcgcctccgtgtctttaataaaactatgactttacgtcatgaaataggaaaatcatttagttacatcctgtcttatactccagagctgcactcactattctgctggtggagtcactgtgtacataaattacttatcctgtactgatcctgagttacatcctgtattatactccagagctgcactcactattctgctggtgcagtcactgtgtacataaattacttatcctgtactgatcctgagttacatcctgtattatactccagagctgcactcactattctgctggtgcagtcactgtgtacatacattacttatcctgtactgatcctgagttacatcctgtattatactccagagctgcactcactattctgctggtgcagtcactgtgtacatacatttcattacttatcctgtactgatcctgagttacatcctgtgttatactccagagctgcactcactattctgctggtgcagtcactgtgtacatacattacattacttatcctgtactgttcctgagttgcaccctgtattatactccagagctgcactcactattctgctggtgcagtcactgtgtacatacattacattacttatcctgtactaatcctaggttatatcctgtattatactccagagctgcgctcactattctgctggtggagtcactgtgtgcatacattacattactcatcctgtactgatcctgagttacatcctgtattattctccagagctgcactcactattctgctggtgcagtcactgtgtacatgcattacattacttatcctgtactaatcctgagttacatcctgtcttatactccagagctgcactcactattctgctggtgcagtcactgtgtacatacattacattacttatcctgtactgatcctgatttacatcctgtattatactccagagctgcactcactattctgctggtgcagtcactgtgtacatacattacttatcctgtactgatcctgagttacatcctgtattatactccagagctgcattcactattctgctggtgcagtcactgtgtacatacattacttaccctgtactgatcccgagttacatcctgtattataccccagagctgcactcactattctgctggtggagtcactgtgtacatacattacttatcctgcactgatcctgagttacatcctgtattatactccagagctgcactcactattctgctggtgcagtcactgtgtacatacattacattacttatcctgtactgatcctgagttacatcctgtatcatcctccagagctgcactcactattctgctgctgcagtcactgtgtacatacattacttatcctgtactgatcctgtatcatcctccagagctgcactctgtgTCTGGGCTGCTTACACTTATGATTTCAGTGTCACCATGTTTGGTTGTTACTACATCCTGATGAGACTCGATCATGTATGATACCGCGCAGAAACAGGAAATTCCATAATAAGAGTGTATTGGATGGCGCTGTACTCACGGACTGCTCCATGTTGACATCGGCTCCGCTCTTCAGCAGAATCTCGGCCACCTTTTGCCCATCTTTTATCCGCGCTGCAATGTGTAATGGAGTCTCCTGGTCCTGAGGGAGAAGGACTTTGTTAAAGGACTGTACAATGACAAGTTCTGATACTCCCTAATATACTTTGTATTTTAGTTTTTGTCCCATTTCAATATTGCTgcttgctgtcaagtgaatgAAATTGTTGAAAACTAGAGCAGTATTTCCCCAAATGTGTTCCGTGGTGGGGTCTCTGAGTTGCTTTGTCTTGCAGTTTAGGGTTACCTGGCTCGAAGAAGTTTGGGAACTCCTGAAGTACCGCTATCTCCTTCCAGACATCGGTCACTGACCTGTGGCTTActggctgttgtaaaactactccAGAGGTTGTCagagcataatgggggttgtaGCTGTGTGACAGCCAGAGACCCACAGGTTCGAGTGCAGTGGTTCAGAGGGAGAAGGTGCTTAAAGGGGATAAAAATCCAGCAGTGTGTAAAAGCATCGAGCGATCCTTGTAAAGTTCTTACTGTGTTTGCAATAAAAGGAGACCAGATTT
This sequence is a window from Bufo gargarizans isolate SCDJY-AF-19 chromosome 5, ASM1485885v1, whole genome shotgun sequence. Protein-coding genes within it:
- the LOC122939045 gene encoding uncharacterized protein LOC122939045, which codes for MSSDRSPAGPNPPPSAGDPSLPTTSAQALELQRSVSSAIIEAMGSMSSMISQTISQALAAHAPGPSTQLPVLTNPQPTIEPPAQETLTGVIQATHDSALRSRKRALPRQAERMRKWKCARAQTDDIDSDVESDMEAYAEASGQSEGEMESEFPDDAGPRPSTSGSVGASATATNTVSTLVDPSGIPLFDPDSLHHPRSAEWLPVAHVSDYLEHWVRRPLSKEARSKLRAECPRPLIPNKVCDTPSVDPKMTQFLAKTGWNPCKGLDSAIRSCQDKLLDIFGPLAKIFEMAESARADGSPIDPEELTGWIQRAICIAGSTNSSLAIERRKAILFKIDPKLANLALTESGRDAQGLLFGDSFIKDLSRYVGAFTALDKAQSSMRRVFQGRVSTRAGSSRGRLSGRSSFQAAPWCFTKLLRPVVAWLRSRGVRLVIYLDDILIMHQCQAALLRHLQWTSDLLSALGFLLNPEKSCLTPSRRMEFLGFTVDSVAESLSLPSEKLRTIRKELRHALSASSLSLRHLARIIGLLASSIQAVFPAPLHYRALQRLKIAHLRSGASFADMVVLDQEAREELRWWLDNLEAWNGRAIFGFQPEFTIESDASLLGWGAHCEGVSTGGRWSEAESHLHINALELLAGSFAIRSFSNGMAHACIRLRMDNVSAVRYVNHLGGTQSATLARLAKEFWSYCLSRDIMVQAEYLPGLHNVRADRSSRCFTDGSDWRLAPEMFSTISDTWGPCAVDLFASRLNTHLPRFFSWRPDPEAEAVDAFLQDWSSALQYAFPPFAMIPRMLLQVRRQVAELVVVIPFWGTQAWYPVLLELLTDVPLLLPGRTDLLQGPLGAPHPLLLDGSLQLLACRISGLPERSQAFRRQLDASWTTLGLPAPENLTGQLGELGLAGAWNGTLIPFRRL